A DNA window from Gasterosteus aculeatus chromosome 16, fGasAcu3.hap1.1, whole genome shotgun sequence contains the following coding sequences:
- the pikfyve gene encoding 1-phosphatidylinositol 3-phosphate 5-kinase isoform X15: MAADDKSSSSSSADWSVEPPVSSPASPSHLTHFKPLTPEQDDPPLRSAYSSFVNLFRFNNKEDGRSPSTVSEKPDAPSPSPQAERRSWSTSPTQSLYSSRGHRKQQPDLLRRTSTASDGSRKSDTPLSNHDPRTAVQLRTALKRLKEIMEGRSQDSDLKQYWMPDSQCKECYDCNEKFTTFRRRHHCRLCGQIFCSRCCNQEIPGKFMGYTGDLRACTYCRKIALSYAHSTDSCSIGEDLSALSDSTCSVCVLEPSEPRTPVGGRKSSRNIFLEEDLTWQRKTPIGMRKNMIHQEQQNSGLTSRLTARQEDVGKSPARKRSASVTNLSLDRASMAPSYDSAVSPPTSRGMSGTKSGTKLDHSEEERKILLDSSQLKDLWKKICHNSTGMEFQDHRYWLRTYPNCIVGKELVNWLLRNGTISTRAQAIAIGQALVDGRWLDCVTHHDQLFRDEYALYRPLQSTEFSETPSPDSDSVNSVEGHSEPSWFKDIKFDDSDTEQLADESEYAMPNSASPSKRTSVSSSQSVVDSDSAASINLNMEQNNVNFHIKKQSKYPHVPSAAEQKAEFHLSEDGGQNIIISDAFIKESLFNRRVEEKAKEMLFTPLGWHHSSLDQLREENGEKKAMERLLSANHSHMMALLQQLLYSESLSLSWRDIIVPVVRQVVQTVRPDVRNCDDDMDIRQLVHIKKISGGRKFDSKVVNGFVCTKNIAHKKMNSHIKNPQILLLKCSIEYLYREESKFSCIDPIVLQEREFLKNYVQRIVDVRPTLVLVERTVSRIAQDMLLEHGITLVINVKAQVLERVSRMTQGDLVMSMDQLLTKPRLGTCLKFFMQPFTLANDEAKTLMFFEGCPPHLGCSIKLRGASDYELARVKEIIMLMVCVAYHSQLEISFLMDEFAMPPSLAQSTSFPCLLEGTAVEEEEEEMEEEAADGETSEESLEKTVVPEDSAQGGGTEEGGLPLESSPKTGDVDSFKEKHFADSSSPVRHEEAGNVEKMTSTPFSSPMTMPLCVPPPFLLEEDQEMDSDTLIMAPGGEAEEEEEGSPGAKGDSHDRDEGDGAPATRSFRDPLQDDTGMFVAEQVDSSDDRLKSISAGFKQELKEIILCISPFITFREPFLLTPAGMHCPSRDYFPEQVYLSPLLNKDYKELDGRRKRQLLKDSAPSALVSAQTNGALQPKPINVLPSHSLTSTRIVEQLSGSQDLAKMLADYRAQGGRIRQRDATDPFCAATPASVQSKAPDGPPRPPARADSEEERPSRQTDVSLAPKRSDWTCVDHHEALVALSNWSYFHLKEKSVQLDCLNPVNHQRLCVLFSSSSAQSSNAPNPCVSPWIVTMDFYGKNDLSLGVFLERYCFRPSYHCPSMFCETPMVHHIRRFVHGSGCVQIVLKELDSPVPGYQHTILNYSWCRVCKQVTPVVPLSNDSWSMSFAKYLELRFYGHQYSRRANAEPCGHSIHKDYHQYFSYNQMVASFSYTSVRLLEICLPRPKIFIRNLGPSKTNLQQDLKDFTHKVTQVYLAIDDRLTSLKTDTFSKTREEKMEDLFAQKDMEEAELRSWIDKLQVRLQACVLDSPQQVQAVLESLVMKKQGLCEMLQSWNGRLQELFQQEKGRKRLSVPPSPGRHRQTAADDSKCALDSSPRNPSPVVQNGDKEDRHLCILPSSSSSSSSMLPSPGEPAVEAFTPVPSFTEQDSLSIPEDVFDGHLLGSTDSQVKEKSTMKAILANFLPGNSYNPIPFPFDPDKHYLMYEHERVPIAVCEREPSSIIAFALSCKEYKTSLDDLSKTSNAGGDETPQAARYQRENSAGESRTKSSPARPSESASSQQSRTSMETDPLKDAELGDKQRKQTLNPHVELQFSDANARFYCRIYYAEEFHKMREEIMESPEEDFVRSLSHCVNWQARGGKSGAVFYATEDDRFILKQMPRLEVQSFLDFAPHYFTYITGAVQQKRPTALAKILGVYRIGYKNSQNNTEKKLDLLVMENLFYGRKMAQVFDLKGSLRNRNVKTDSGKESCEVVLLDENLLKLIHDNPLYIRSHCKAILRAAIHSDAYFLSSHLIIDYSLLVGRDDATDQLVVGIIDYIRTFTWDKRLEMVVKSTGILGGQGKMPTVVSPELYRSRFCEAMDKYFLMVPDHWTGLGVNC, translated from the exons ATGGCTGCAGATGACAagtcctcgtcctcatcctcagcGGACTGGAGCGTCGAGCCGCCCGTCTCTTCGCCGGCGAGCCCCTCCCACTTGACGCACTTCAAACCACTGACTCCGGAGCAGGatgacccccccctccgctccgCCTACAGCTCGTTTGTCAACCTGTTTCGTTTCAACAACAAAG aggATGGACGTTCTCCCTCAACGGTGTCGGAGAAGCCGGACGCTCCATCCCCTTCGCCTCAAGCAGAGCGGAGGAGCTGGTCCACAAGTCCAACCCAGTCCCTCTACAGTTCCAGGGGGCACCGAAAACAGCAGCCAGACCTCCTCCGACGTACCTCAACTGCCTcag ACGGCAGCAGGAAGTCCGACACCCCCCTCAGTAATCATGACCCTCGCACAGCTGTGCAACTCCGCACCGCGCTGAAGAGGTTGAAAGAGATAATGGAGGGAAGGAGCCAG GACAGCGATCTGAAGCAGTACTGGATGCCGGACAGCCAGTGCAAGGAGTGCTACGACTGCAACGAGAAGTTCACCACcttccgccgccgccaccactgCCGTCTGTGCGGACAGATCTTCTGCAGCCGCTGCTGCAACCAGGAAATCCCCGGGAAGTTCATGGGCTACACCG GAGATCTTCGTGCCTGTACGTACTGCCGAAAGATCGCCCTGAGCTACGCTCACTCGACCGACTCGTGCTCCATCGGAGAAGACCTGAGCGCCTTGTCCgactccacctgctctgtgtgtgtgttggagcccAGCGAGCCTCGGACCCCCGTGGGTGGACGGAAGTCCAGCAGGAACATCTTCCTCGAAGAAGACCTGACCTGGCAGAG AAAAACTCCTATTGGGATGAGAAAGAA caTGATTCATCAGGAGCAGCAGAACAGCGGTCTGACCTCCAGACTGACGGCGCGACAAGAAGACGTCGGCAAATCGCCGGCTCGGAAGAG GTCCGCCAGCGTGACCAACCTGTCGCTGGACCGCGCCTCCATGGCGCCCTCTTACGACAGCGCAGTCAGCCCGCCGACCAGCCGGGGCATGTCGGGCACCAAGAGCGGCACCAAGCTGGAccacagcgaggaggagaggaagatccTCCTG GACTCCTCCCAGCTGAAGGACTTGTGGAAGAAGATCTGCCACAACAGCACAGGAATGGAGTTCCAGGACCACAGGTATTGGCTGAGGACCTACCCCaactgcattgtgggaaaagaGCTGGTCAACTGGCTGCTGAGGAACGGCACCATCTCCACCAG GGCACAGGCTATCGCCATAGGACAGGCTCTGGTGGACGGTCGCTGGCTGGACTGCGTCACGCACCACGACCAGCTGTTCAGGGACGAGTACGCCCTCTACCGCCCCCTGCAG AGTACAGAGTTTTCGGAGACGCCGTCTCCAGACAGCGACAGCGTGAACTCCGTGGAGGGACATTCAGAGCCGTCCTGGTTCAAGGACATCAAGTTTGATGACAGCGACACGGAGCAGCTGGCGGACGAGAGCGAGTACGCCATGCCGA ACTCAGCCAGTCCCAGCAAGAGAACATCCGTCAGCAGCTCCCAGTCAGTGGTGGACAGTGACTCCGCCGCCTCCATCAACCTCAACATGGAGCAGAACAATGTCAACTTCCACATCAAGAAACAGTCCAAGTACCCACATGTACCTTCTGCAGCTGAGCAGAAAG CTGAATTCCATCTGTCCGAGGATGGAGGACAGAATATCATTATAAGTGATGCCTTCATCAAAG AGTCTCTGTTCAACCGCCGCGTGGAGGAGAAGGCCAAAGAGATGCTGTTTACTCCGCTGGGTTGGCACCACAGCTCTCTGGATCAGCTGCGAGAGGAGAACGGAGAGAAGAAGGCCATGGAGAGGCTGCT CTCTGCCAACCACAGCCACATGAtggcgctgctgcagcagctgctctaCAGCgagtctctgtctctgtcctggCGGGACATCATCGTCCCCGTGGTCCGACAGGTGGTCCAGACGGTGCGGCCCGACGTTCGCAACTGTGACGACGACATGGACATCCGCCAGCTGGTGCACATCAAGAAG ATCTCTGGAGGCAGGAAGTTTGACTCGAAGGTGGTAAACGGCTTTGTGTGCACCAAGAACATCGCCCACAAGAAG ATGAACTCTCACATCAAGAACCCCCAAATCCTGCTGCTGAAGTGCTCCATAGAGTATCTATACAGGGAGGAGTCCAAGTTTTCCTGCATCGACCCCATTGTGCTGCAG GAACGAGAGTTTTTGAAGAACTACGTGCAGCGGATAGTAGACGTCCGCCCCACGCTGGTGTTGGTGGAGAGGACCGTGTCTCGCATTGCTCAGGACATGCTGCTGGAGCACGGCATCACCCTGGTCATCAACGTCAAAGCG CAAGTCCTGGAGAGGGTGAGTCGTATGACCCAGGGAGACCTGGTGATGTCCATGGACCAGCTCCTCACCAAACCCCGTCTGGGAACCTGCCTCAAGTTCTTCATGCAGCCCTTCACGCTGGCCAACG acgagGCGAAGACTCTGATGTTCTTTGAGGGCTGCCCTCCTCATCTGGGATGCTCGATAAAGCTGCGAGGAGCCTCGGACTACGAGCTGGCCCGCGTGAAGGAGATCATCATGCTGATGGTGTGCGTGGCCTACCACTCCCAGCTGGAGATCTCTTTCCTCATGGACGAGTTTGCCATGCCGCCCAGTTTGGCCCAGAGCACCTCATTCCCCTGCCTGCTGGAGGGCacggctgtggaggaggaggaggaggagatggaggaggaggcggctgaTGGAGAGACGAGCGAAGAGAGCTTGGAGAAAACCGTAGTGCCCGAAGACTCGGCGCAGGGAGGAGGAACTGAGGAGGGGGGCCTTCCCCTCGAATCTTCCCCGAAAACCGGAGACGTTGACTCTTTTAAAGAGAAGCATTTTGCCGACTCGTCGTCCCCCGTACGGCACGAGGAGGCCGGCAACGTGGAGAAAATGACCTCCACGCCTTTCTCCAGTCCCATGACAATGCCTCTGTGCGTGCCGCCTCCCTTCCTCTTGGAGGAAGACCAGGAGATGGACTCGGACACTCTCATCATGGCGCctgggggggaggcggaggaggaggaggagggaagcccAGGAGCCAAGGGGGATTCACACGACAGGGATGAAGGGGACGGCGCTCCCGCCACCCGGTCTTTCCGAGACCCCCTGCAGGACGACACGGGCATGTTCGTGGCCGAGCAGGTGGATTCATCCGACGATCGTCTGAAGTCCATCTCCGCTGGCTTCAAGCAGGAGCTCAAAGAGATCATCCTGTGCATCTCCCCCTTCATCACCTTCAGAGAGCCGTTCCTCCTCACGCCCGCCGGCATGCACTGCCCCAGCAGGGATTACTTTCCAGAGCAG GTCTACCTGTCTCCCCTCCTCAACAAGGACTACAAGGAACTGGACGGACGCCGTAAGCGGCAGCTCCTCAAagactccgccccctccgctCTGGTTAGCGCGCAGACCAACGGCGCCCTCCAGCCGAAACCCATCAACGTGCTGCCCTCGCACAGTCTCACCAGCACCCGCATCGTAGAGCAGCTGAGCGGCAGCCAGGACCTGGCCAAGATGCTGGCCGACTACAGGGCGCAGGGGGGGCGTATCCGCCAGAGGGACGCCACCGACCCCTTCTGCGCCGCGACTCCCGCCAGCGTGCAGAGCAAGGCGCCGGACGGCCCGCCGAGGCCGCCGGCGAGGGccgacagcgaggaggagaggccgaGCAGACAGACCGATGTGAGCTTGGCCCCCAAG CGCTCTGACTGGACTTGTGTTGATCATCACGAGGCTCTGGTTGCTCTGAGTAACTGGAGCTACTTCCACCTGAAAGAAAAGAGTGTCCAG CTGGACTGTCTGAACCCCGTCAACCACCAGAGACTGTGCGTGCTCTTCAGCAGCTCATCCGCTCAGTCCAGCAACGCGCCCAACCCCTGCGTCAGCCCCTG GATCGTCACCATGGACTTTTATGGCAAGAACGACCTCTCCCTCGGTGTGTTCTTGGAGCGATACTGTTTCCG GCCGTCCTACCATTGCCCCAGCATGTTCTGCGAGACTCCCATGGTGCACCACATCCGCCGGTTTGTGCACGGCAGCGGCTGCGTGCAGATCGTGTTGAAGGAGCTGGACTCCCCCGTGCCCGGTTACCAGCACACGATTCTCAACTACTCGTGGTGCCGCGTCTGCAAACAG GTGACGCCCGTGGTGCCCCTGTCCAACGACTCGTGGTCCATGTCTTTCGCCAAGTACCTGGAGCTCCGCTTCTACGGGCACCAGTACTCCCGCAGGGCCAACGCGGAGCCCTGCGGACACTCCATCCACAAGGACTACCACCAGTACTTCTCGTACAACCAGATGGTGGCTTCCTTCAG CTACACGTCCGTACGACTGTTGGAGATTTGTCTTCCTCGACCCAAGATCTTCATCAGGAACCTGGGACCTTCTAAGACCAACCTGCAGCAGGACCTGAAGGACTTCACTCACAA AGTGACTCAGGTGTACCTGGCCATAGACGACCGCCTCACCTCCCTCAAGACCGACACCTTCAGTAAGACGCGggaggaaaagatggaggaccTCTTTGCTCAGAAAGAC atggaggaggcggagcttcggAGCTGGATCGATAAACTACAGGTGCGACTGCAGGCCTGCGTGCTGGACTCCCCTCAGCAGGTGCAGGCGGTGCTGGAGTCGCTGGTGATGAAGAAACAGGGTCTGTGCGAGATGCTGCAGTCCTGGAACGGCAG GCTGCAGGAGTTGTTCCAGCAGGAGAAAGGCAGGAAGCGTCTGTCCGTCCCTCCGAGCCCGGGGCGCCACCGGCAGACGGCCGCCGACGACAGCAAG TGCGCCCTGGACTCCTCCCCCCGCAACCCCTCGCCGGTGGTGCAGAATGGGGACAAAG AGGACCGACATCTCTGCATTctgccctcctcgtcctcctcctcctcctccatgctgcCGTCACCAGGAGAACCTGCAGTCGAAGCCTTCACCCCGGTGCCGTCCTTCACTGAGCAGGACTCGCTCAGCATCCCAGAGG ATGTGTTTGATGGACACTTGCTGGGCTCCACGGACAGCCAGGTGAAGGAGAAATCCACCATGAAGGCCATCCTCGCCAACTTCCTGCCCGGCAACAGCTACAACCCCATCCCCTTCCCCTT CGACCCGGACAAACACTACCTGATGTACGAGCACGAGCGGGTTCCCATCGCCGTGTGCGAGCGAGAGCCCAGCTCCATCATCGCCTTCGCTCTCAG CTGTAAGGAGTACAAAACGTCGCTGGACGATCTGTCGAAGACGTCCAACGCGGGCGGGGACGAGACTCCGCAGGCCGCCAGGTACCAGAGagaaaatag CGCCGGGGAGAGTCGGACTAAGAGCAGCCCGGCTCGGCCCAGTGAGTCGGCCTCGTCCCAGCAGAGCCGCACCAGCATGGAGACGGATCCCCTCA AGGACGCAGAGCTGGGAGACAAACAGAGGAAGCAGACGCTGAATCCACACGTCGAGCTAC AATTCTCTGACGCCAACGCCCGGTTTTACTGTCGCATCTACTACGCCGAGGAGTTCCACAAGATGCGAGAGGAGATCATGGAGAGCCCGGAGGAGGACTTCGTCCGCTCGCTGTCCCACTGCGTCAACTGGCAGGCTCGCGGAGGAAAGTCTGGAGCGGTGTTCTACGCAACAGAag ACGACCGGTTCATCCTGAAGCAGATGCCCCGACTGGAGGTCCAGTCCTTCCTGGACTTTGCTCCTCACTACTTCACCTACATCACCGGAGCCGTGCAGCAGAAA CGGCCCACGGCGCTGGCGAAGATCCTGGGAGTTTACAGGATCGGATACAAGAACTCTCAGAACAACACGGAGAAGAAGCTGGACCTGCTGGTGATGGAGAATCTCTTCTATGGACGCAAGATGGCTCAG GTGTTTGACCTCAAAGGCTCCCTGAGGAACCGCAACGTGAAGACGGACTCGGGGAAGGAGAGCTGCGAGGTGGTGCTGCTGGACGAGAACCTCCTGAAGCTGATCCACGACAACCCGCTGTACATCCGCTCCCACTGCAAGGCCATCCTGCGCGCCGCCATACACAGCGACGCCTACTTCCTGTCCAGCCACCTCATCATCGACTACTCGCTGCTGGTGGGGCGCGACGACGCCACCGACCAGCTGGTGGTCGGCATCAtcg ATTACATCAGGACGTTTACGTGGGACAAGAGGCTGGAGATGGTTGTCAAATCCACCGGAATCCTGGGGGGTCAAG GCAAGATGCCCACCGTGGTCTCTCCCGAGCTCTACAGGTCCCGCTTCTGCGAGGCCATGGACAAGTACTTCCTCATGGTGCCGGACCACTGGACCGGCCTGGGGGTCAACTGCTGA